A window of the Flavobacteriales bacterium genome harbors these coding sequences:
- a CDS encoding Fic family protein, protein MAEFDRKTPYNDLPLLPPNCALETTKVLRKTITASRALAQLNGAIVNLPNPQLFLDTVHLQEAKSSSEIENIITTNDDLYKALVADRKFADPASKEVLNYKEALWVGLERMETRPFITTNLCIELMQCIKQNSSEIRAVSGTALVDAKGETVYTPPSGKDVISSKMSNLEKFINEDETFDPLVKMALMHYQFEAIHPFADGNGRTGRILLLLYLKLSGLLSVPAIYLSEYIIQNKAAYYINLRGVTEKQDWENWILYILDMVEVTSFKGLKRLEKINQMMTAMTEEVKATLPVVYSKELIEVLFRLPYTKRQHLIDAGLGTPKTVGNYLIQLEKTGFLRSEKVGKEKLYLNFRLMDVLTND, encoded by the coding sequence ATGGCTGAATTCGATAGAAAGACACCTTACAACGACCTGCCTTTACTTCCGCCCAACTGCGCGCTGGAAACAACCAAAGTGTTACGCAAGACAATTACCGCAAGTCGTGCCTTGGCACAACTCAACGGAGCCATTGTCAATCTGCCCAATCCACAATTGTTTCTGGATACGGTTCACTTGCAAGAAGCGAAAAGCAGTTCGGAAATTGAGAACATCATTACCACGAACGATGACCTTTACAAGGCGTTGGTCGCTGACAGGAAATTTGCAGACCCGGCATCCAAGGAAGTGCTCAATTACAAGGAAGCACTTTGGGTCGGTCTGGAACGCATGGAAACTCGCCCGTTCATCACAACCAATCTTTGTATTGAATTGATGCAATGCATCAAACAGAATTCATCGGAAATCCGTGCAGTATCGGGTACTGCATTGGTCGATGCCAAGGGCGAGACCGTATATACTCCGCCATCCGGCAAAGATGTGATCAGTTCCAAAATGAGCAATCTGGAAAAATTCATAAATGAAGACGAAACCTTCGACCCGTTAGTGAAAATGGCATTGATGCATTATCAGTTCGAGGCCATTCACCCATTTGCAGATGGAAACGGAAGAACAGGTAGAATTCTACTTCTGCTGTATCTTAAACTGAGCGGACTGCTTAGCGTTCCGGCCATTTATCTGAGCGAGTACATTATTCAGAACAAGGCTGCGTATTATATAAACCTACGTGGAGTAACCGAAAAGCAGGATTGGGAGAACTGGATACTCTATATCTTGGACATGGTGGAGGTTACTTCATTCAAAGGCTTGAAGAGATTGGAAAAGATAAACCAAATGATGACGGCCATGACCGAAGAAGTAAAGGCTACTTTACCTGTGGTCTATAGCAAGGAATTGATCGAGGTACTTTTCCGCCTACCTTATACCAAGCGACAGCACCTCATTGACGCTGGTTTGGGAACACCAAAAACAGTTGGCAACTACCTGATCCAATTGGAAAAAACGGGCTTTCTCCGGTCGGAAAAAGTGGGCAAGGAAAAACTATATCTGAACTTCAGGTTAATGGATGTTCTGACCAATGATTGA